In Mixophyes fleayi isolate aMixFle1 chromosome 4, aMixFle1.hap1, whole genome shotgun sequence, the following proteins share a genomic window:
- the GCC1 gene encoding GRIP and coiled-coil domain-containing protein 1 — translation MDKLGMNFGGGPSKKELQELVETQRKQLLQYQARLKDVVRAYKSLLKEKEALEASLCVLSTSQEPKTLSLDVEESHDDQHSIHSEDSVETVGSLPSARGGETSEDERLEPLQHIGGTGAEEASGSESGVSTASGDGGPCTPADTDRRMVQLKNQLATLTSALATVTQEKSRMEASYQADKRKAKQELEEIVQRMEEELNTLREDFRGLQAQLAETKSKLVSQQHDRAQEQTDHAVMLRELQRLVQGERDQRQEAELRLEEARQEFAGRSELTVRAEVAEEQSKRLRKDIEQLNRELQEARQQRTEPDPAVLELQEELCGVKRELETLLQEERQKRLEEEQHNLQRFLQEEERIRSLESQVSELSELLGAAETSKQRDQITIRKLRERLMQLETENKTIAMATSMHSPPETLLNKSPMGEDTEDGSEQRGSVLFYQQELQQLKEEFERYKARAQGVLRVKGAREGEVEAGKQKIAELKEKYISLRFSAEEAESNHRAEMEAVHKETALVAQAHRQELEQVRKESREHMARMEEELRNHRERVLAVLTEKEQELERLREIKIPTAIPAPSPGPLDNGLDLPQNNSSAFIVYAEQLSRKEAEIGNLRRRKHELETELQCMQERLAEKSEEMHNLHEQIQKALRDRNREGANMEYLKNVLLGFLTMPDPRGRQHTLSALLAVLHFSPEERSAALRAQDGNRWWAGGKR, via the exons ATGGATAAGCTGGGTATGAATTTTGGAGGTGGTCCTAGTAAGAAAGAATTGCAAGAGCTAGTGGAGACTCAGCGGAAACAGCTGCTGCAATATCAAGCTCGGCTGAAGGATGTCGTGCGGGCATACAAAAGTCTGCTGAAAGAAAAGGAGGCTTTGGAGGCTAGTCTTTGTGTCCTGTCCACTTCTCAGGAGCCTAAAACACTTTCTTTAGATGTCGAGGAGTCGCATGATGACCAGCATTCCATACACAGCGAAGATAGTGTAGAAACAGTGGGAAGTTTGCCCAGTGCAAGGGGAGGGGAAACCAGCGAGGATGAAAGATTGGAACCTTTGCAGCATATTGGTGGCACAGGGGCAGAAGAGGCCAGTGGTTCAGAAAGTGGGGTCAGCACAGCCAGCGGAGATGGTGGCCCTTGTACACCAGCAGATACCGACAGAAGAATGGTGCAGCTAAAAAACCAGCTTGCTACTCTAACCAG TGCTTTGGCCACGGTTACACAAGAGAAGTCTCGTATGGAGGCCTCCTACCAAGCAGACAAGAGAAAGGCAAAGCAGGAGTTGGAGGAAATTGTGCAGAGAATGGAGGAGGAACTTAATACCTTACGGGAAGATTTTCGGGGACTACAAGCTCAGCTGGCTGAGACCAAGTCCAAACTGGTTAGCCAGCAGCACGACCGTGCACAAGAGCAGACAGACCATGCAGTAATGCTGAGGGAGCTACAGCGTCTTGTGCAAGGAGAGCGAGACCAAAGGCAAGAGGCAGAACTCCGCTTAGAGGAGGCCAGGCAAGAGTTTGCGGGGAGGTCTGAGCTTACAGTTAGAGCAGAGGTAGCGGAAGAACAAAGCAAAAGGTTGCGCAAGGATATTGAGCAGTTGAACAGGGAGCTTCAGGAGGCAAGGCAACAGAGAACAGAGCCTGACCCTGCAGTCCTGGAGCTGCAAGAAGAGCTTTGTGGGGTTAAGAGAGAGCTGGAAACCCTGCTACAGGAGGAGAGGCAAAAG aGGCTGGAAGAAGAGCAGCATAATTTGCAGAGGTTTCTGCAAGAGGAAGAAAGAATTCGCTCTCTGGAATCTCAGGTGTCTGAGCTTTCTGAACTTTTAGGAGCAGCTGAAACATCCAAACAGAGGGACCAGATTACTATTCGTAAACTGCGAGAGCGCCTCATGCAGCTGGAAACTGAGAACAAAACAATTGCTATGGCAACCTCTATGCACTCCCCTCCTGAAACCCTTCTCAATAAATCTCCTATGGGTGAGGACACTGAGGATGGTTCAGAACAGCGTGGGTCAGTTCTCTTTTATCAGCAAGAGCTCCAGCAGTTAAAAGAGGAGTTTGAGCGTTATAAAGCACGAGCACAGGGGGTGTTAAGGGTCAAAGGGGCTCGCGAAGGAGAGGTTGAGGCGGGCAAGCAGAAGATAGCAGAGTTGAAAGAGAAATATATCTCCTTGAGATTTTCAGCCGAGGAGGCAGAAAGTAATCACAGAGCAGAGATGGAGGCTGTCCACAAGGAGACTGCACTAGTGGCTCAGGCTCACAGACAGGAACTTGAACAAGTGCGGAAAGAAAGCAGAGAGCATATGGCACGAATGGAGGAAGAATTAAGAAATCACAGGGAGCGTGTGTTGGCTGTGCTGACTGAAAAGGAGCAAGAGCTGGAGAGACTGAGAGAAATCAAGATTCCTACTGCCATACCAGCACCATCACCAGGTCCATTAGACAATGGTTTAGACCTTCCACAAAACAACTCTTCTGCTTTTATTGTATATGCAGAGCAGCTATCCCGCAAAGAAGCGGAGATTGGGAACTTGCGTCGCAGAAAGCATGAACTGGAGACAGAACTGCAATGTATGCAGGAACGATTAGCAGAGAAAAGCGAGGAGATGCATAATTTGCATGAACAAATTCAAAAAGCACTTCGAGACCGAAACAGGGAGGGGGCGAACATGGAATATCTGAAAAATGTGTTGTTGGGGTTTTTGACCATGCCAGATCCCCGTGGAAGGCAACACACATTAAGCGCACTTCTGGCAGTCTTACACTTCTCCCCTGAGGAGCGAAGTGCGGCTTTGAGGGCACAGGACGGGAATAGGTGGTGGGCAGGAGGTAAAAGGTGA